From the genome of Rhodobacteraceae bacterium Araon29, one region includes:
- a CDS encoding peptidylprolyl isomerase — translation MASRTQSLSKIFVWILLGLLIVGLAGFGATNLGGTIRSIGQVGSRDIPVDEYARALQSDIRATASQFGQQLTFQQAELFGIPQQTLSRILSEKALDQEADNIGLSVGDAAVRDRLMNVRGFQGIDGKFDRDTYAYALSNAGLSETVFENQLRDETTRTLLQAAVVSGNTMSSTYTDQLVSYLLEKRSGLLIQLTENDLSAPLTAATLDQLQTFYNENIDQFSLPESKLITFVSLTPKMVMDQVGVDDSALQSLYQKNLAKYFTPEQRSVERLVFLNEAEAKSSSEQIISGAISFEELVTNRGLNLADIGLGDVTLEDLGASGDLVFGATVGDVVGPFETSLGPALFRITGKTEEETTSFEDVRDDLFDELALNKAGRLIEAQASDIDDLLAAGATLEEVVEDSDAELGNIRFYSGVNSGIATYAEFKQAARELGESDFPSVIQLSDGGIVALRLEEVLPASPEPFEDVQASVEQAWRNNALMQALRAEAKEKLANINANNSLANLDLGHQTFENLTRDQSIDGAPSAILAQAFDLELKDASAVDGDMSVYLVQVLDLQEADLTTEQAVNLNTQITSQLRSSLSQDLIESYLTGIQERAEITLNQQAISAVHANFQ, via the coding sequence ATGGCGTCGCGCACACAATCGCTGTCGAAAATATTCGTTTGGATTTTGCTGGGACTACTCATTGTAGGTTTGGCTGGCTTTGGCGCCACAAACCTAGGCGGTACTATCCGCAGTATCGGACAAGTCGGATCACGTGATATCCCTGTCGATGAATACGCACGGGCGCTGCAAAGTGACATTCGGGCAACGGCAAGTCAATTCGGGCAGCAACTGACATTCCAGCAAGCTGAGCTTTTCGGAATACCGCAACAGACATTGAGCCGAATTCTAAGTGAGAAAGCTTTAGATCAGGAAGCAGATAACATAGGTCTTTCGGTGGGCGATGCAGCTGTGCGCGACCGTCTTATGAATGTTCGTGGATTTCAAGGGATTGATGGAAAGTTTGATCGCGATACTTATGCTTACGCACTGAGCAATGCAGGTTTAAGCGAAACGGTATTTGAGAACCAACTACGCGATGAAACAACGCGTACTCTTTTACAAGCTGCTGTTGTGTCTGGAAATACCATGTCGTCGACATACACAGATCAATTGGTTTCCTATCTACTTGAAAAGCGTAGCGGGCTTTTAATACAGCTTACAGAAAATGATTTGTCAGCGCCGCTTACCGCAGCAACACTGGATCAACTTCAAACATTTTATAATGAAAATATAGATCAATTTTCGCTTCCTGAAAGCAAGTTGATTACGTTTGTTTCCTTGACACCGAAAATGGTAATGGATCAGGTTGGCGTTGATGACAGCGCGCTTCAGTCTTTATATCAAAAAAATCTGGCCAAATATTTCACTCCAGAACAGCGATCTGTAGAGCGTTTGGTGTTTTTAAATGAGGCCGAAGCAAAATCGAGTAGCGAGCAGATTATATCAGGAGCCATTTCTTTCGAAGAACTGGTCACCAACCGGGGCCTAAACCTTGCTGATATTGGTTTGGGTGACGTGACCCTAGAAGATCTTGGCGCCTCAGGAGATTTAGTGTTTGGCGCGACTGTTGGAGATGTTGTTGGTCCATTTGAAACTTCTTTAGGACCTGCTTTGTTTCGCATCACCGGAAAAACTGAAGAGGAAACTACAAGTTTTGAAGACGTGCGGGATGACTTATTTGACGAGCTCGCCCTAAATAAAGCGGGCCGTCTTATCGAGGCACAAGCCAGCGACATAGATGATCTATTAGCCGCCGGCGCCACGCTTGAAGAGGTTGTAGAAGACAGCGATGCGGAATTGGGGAACATTCGGTTCTATTCAGGAGTTAATTCCGGAATAGCGACCTATGCAGAGTTTAAGCAAGCTGCGCGAGAATTGGGTGAAAGTGATTTTCCAAGTGTTATTCAGCTATCTGATGGGGGTATTGTTGCGCTGCGATTAGAAGAAGTGTTGCCGGCAAGCCCTGAGCCTTTTGAGGATGTGCAGGCATCCGTCGAGCAAGCCTGGAGAAACAATGCACTGATGCAAGCACTTCGTGCAGAAGCGAAAGAAAAACTTGCAAATATTAATGCAAATAATTCTTTGGCAAACCTCGATTTAGGTCACCAAACCTTTGAAAATCTCACTAGGGATCAGTCAATAGACGGTGCGCCCTCTGCGATTTTGGCTCAGGCCTTTGATTTAGAGCTCAAAGATGCAAGCGCAGTTGATGGTGATATGTCTGTCTATCTTGTTCAAGTTCTTGATCTTCAAGAGGCTGATTTGACAACTGAGCAAGCGGTGAATTTAAATACTCAAATCACATCACAATTGAGGTCAAGTTTGTCACAAGACTTAATCGAGTCTTACCTTACTGGAATACAAGAACGCGCTGAAATTACGTTGAATCAACAGGCCATCAGCGCGGTCCATGCCAACTTTCAATAA
- a CDS encoding anthranilate synthase component I yields the protein MPIVPEFDDFTARYNAGKNQVIYTRLAADLDTPVSLMMKLTGTQKDSFVLESVTGGEVRGRYSIVGMKPDLIWKCEGDKSYLNRDARFDQDGYVLQSKPPLTALRDLLSESHIDLPDDLPQSSAGLFGYLGYDMIRLVEYLPNINPDPIGLPDSVFLRPTVIAVLDGVKGEVILVAPVWHSSSVSPKAAYAQAAERIMDAVRDLERPVPDPRRLGAPDEAASLTSNFSKQDYIEAVQKAKSYIKAGDIFQVVPAQRWTQDFTLPPFSLYRSLRQTNPSPFMFYFNFGDFQVIGASPEILVRVFGNQVTIRPIAGTRPRGSTPEEDNQNERDLLADKKELAEHLMLLDLGRNDVGRVAKVGTVRPTEEFIIERYSHVMHIVSNVVGELHDDQDALSAFFAGMPAGTVSGAPKVRAMEIIDELEPEKRGIYGGGVGYFSAGGDMDMCIALRTAILCEQKLYIQAGGGVVYDSDPEAEYMETVHKSNAIKRAAANAGMFAEKPGGNS from the coding sequence ATGCCTATCGTTCCTGAGTTTGATGATTTTACTGCGCGCTATAATGCTGGGAAAAATCAAGTTATTTATACGCGCTTGGCTGCCGACCTTGATACGCCTGTATCTTTAATGATGAAGCTGACCGGGACCCAAAAAGACTCTTTTGTTCTTGAGTCGGTCACCGGTGGTGAGGTTCGTGGCAGATATTCCATTGTCGGTATGAAGCCTGACCTAATTTGGAAGTGTGAAGGCGATAAGAGTTATTTAAATCGTGATGCGCGGTTCGATCAGGATGGTTATGTTTTACAATCAAAACCGCCACTAACTGCGCTTCGAGATTTGCTCAGCGAAAGCCATATCGATTTACCAGATGATCTACCGCAGTCTTCGGCTGGTCTTTTTGGATACCTTGGTTATGACATGATACGTCTTGTTGAGTACTTGCCAAATATCAATCCAGATCCAATCGGGTTGCCGGATTCAGTCTTTCTTAGACCGACGGTCATTGCCGTACTTGATGGAGTTAAAGGTGAAGTGATTTTGGTGGCGCCAGTTTGGCACAGCTCTTCTGTTTCGCCAAAAGCTGCCTATGCGCAAGCGGCCGAACGCATTATGGATGCGGTTCGCGATCTCGAACGGCCAGTTCCAGATCCGCGCCGATTGGGCGCGCCTGATGAGGCGGCCTCATTAACATCAAATTTTTCTAAACAGGACTATATAGAAGCGGTACAAAAAGCTAAAAGCTACATAAAAGCTGGTGATATTTTTCAGGTTGTTCCAGCGCAACGATGGACTCAAGATTTCACCCTGCCCCCATTTTCTCTTTATCGTTCGCTTAGACAAACCAACCCGTCCCCGTTTATGTTTTATTTTAATTTTGGGGATTTTCAGGTGATTGGAGCGAGTCCCGAAATTCTTGTAAGAGTGTTTGGTAATCAGGTTACAATTCGCCCAATTGCAGGCACAAGGCCCCGCGGTTCTACGCCAGAAGAAGACAATCAAAATGAACGTGATCTTTTGGCCGATAAAAAAGAGCTAGCCGAACATTTGATGCTATTAGATTTGGGTCGGAATGACGTGGGACGGGTTGCAAAAGTTGGAACAGTGCGCCCAACAGAAGAGTTTATAATCGAGCGTTACAGCCATGTTATGCATATCGTTTCAAATGTTGTTGGTGAATTACATGATGACCAAGATGCATTGTCGGCCTTTTTCGCCGGAATGCCTGCTGGTACAGTTTCTGGAGCACCAAAAGTGCGTGCAATGGAAATAATCGACGAGCTTGAACCGGAAAAACGCGGTATTTACGGTGGCGGCGTTGGTTATTTTAGCGCAGGCGGCGACATGGATATGTGTATCGCCCTTCGGACGGCAATTCTATGCGAGCAGAAACTATATATTCAGGCTGGCGGCGGTGTGGTTTACGATAGTGATCCTGAAGCCGAATATATGGAAACAGTGCACAAATCGAATGCAATAAAGCGTGCTGCTGCAAATGCGGGTATGTTCGCCGAAAAACCTGGTGGAAATTCGTAA
- a CDS encoding aminodeoxychorismate/anthranilate synthase component II yields MLLLIDNYDSFTYNLVHYLGEIGQEVTVRRNDAIDVHKALELKPKGIILSPGPCDPDQAGICLSLTSAAAENKIPLFGVCLGHQTIGQAFGGDIIRCHEIVHGKLGTIHHNNIGVFENLPSPFKATRYHSLVVNRTTLPDCLEISAELEDGTIMGLKHKNLPIEGVQFHPESIAAEHGHALLRNFTNLLKVTA; encoded by the coding sequence ATGCTGCTGCTTATCGATAACTATGACAGCTTTACCTATAATTTGGTTCATTATTTGGGCGAAATCGGTCAAGAGGTCACGGTTCGACGCAATGATGCCATAGATGTTCATAAGGCATTAGAGTTAAAGCCTAAGGGTATTATTCTATCTCCCGGTCCATGCGATCCGGATCAAGCTGGCATTTGCCTCTCTTTAACCTCTGCTGCCGCTGAAAATAAAATCCCTCTGTTTGGTGTTTGTCTAGGGCACCAAACAATTGGTCAGGCTTTTGGGGGTGACATCATAAGATGCCATGAGATTGTCCACGGTAAACTGGGAACGATTCATCACAACAACATAGGTGTTTTCGAAAACCTTCCCTCTCCTTTTAAAGCAACACGGTATCATTCACTCGTTGTTAATCGCACGACACTGCCAGATTGCCTTGAAATATCAGCTGAGTTAGAAGACGGTACAATAATGGGACTTAAGCATAAAAACCTACCCATTGAGGGCGTCCAATTCCACCCTGAATCGATTGCGGCGGAACATGGTCATGCATTACTAAGGAATTTTACAAATTTACTTAAGGTGACGGCATGA
- the trpD gene encoding anthranilate phosphoribosyltransferase, translated as MSDQLKPLISAAADQPLSLSQAQTAFGILFEGAATPAQIGGFLMALRTRGETVDEFAAAASVMREKCKKVVAPDGAMDIVGTGGDGKGTLNISTATAFVVAGAGVIVAKHGNRNLSSKSGAADALGAMGVNVMIQAPKVEEALRNVGICFMMAPMHHPAMAHVGPVRAELGARTIFNILGPLTNPAGVKFQLTGAYSRDLIRPMALTLGQLGSKKAWLVHGSDGTDELAISGISWVSQLNENGTVDDFETHPEEFGLPEHDFEDILGGSPAENAKAFKALLDGEISAYRDAVLLNSAAALLVAGITTDKKQAVELARESIDSKAAKRKIEMLARLTSEAQ; from the coding sequence ATGAGTGACCAACTTAAACCTCTTATTTCCGCGGCCGCCGATCAACCGCTGAGTTTATCGCAAGCGCAAACTGCCTTTGGTATTCTATTTGAGGGCGCTGCAACCCCAGCCCAAATTGGCGGATTTTTAATGGCGCTTCGCACCCGCGGGGAAACCGTGGATGAATTTGCTGCGGCCGCCTCTGTTATGCGTGAAAAATGTAAAAAGGTTGTCGCCCCAGATGGCGCAATGGATATTGTTGGCACAGGTGGGGATGGCAAAGGAACGCTGAATATTTCCACCGCCACCGCTTTCGTCGTAGCAGGCGCTGGCGTGATTGTTGCAAAACACGGAAATCGAAACTTATCTTCCAAATCGGGCGCGGCAGATGCCCTTGGCGCTATGGGCGTAAACGTGATGATCCAAGCGCCAAAGGTCGAAGAAGCGCTTAGAAATGTTGGCATATGTTTTATGATGGCCCCGATGCATCACCCAGCAATGGCTCATGTCGGTCCGGTTCGGGCCGAGCTTGGTGCGCGCACTATCTTTAATATTTTAGGGCCTCTTACCAATCCCGCCGGGGTGAAATTTCAACTCACTGGCGCCTATTCTCGCGATTTAATTCGACCAATGGCCCTTACGCTAGGACAATTGGGTTCAAAAAAAGCTTGGTTGGTGCATGGCAGTGACGGCACTGACGAGCTGGCGATTTCAGGGATCAGCTGGGTGTCACAACTTAACGAAAATGGAACAGTTGACGACTTTGAGACCCACCCAGAAGAATTTGGGCTTCCAGAGCATGACTTTGAGGACATTCTTGGGGGCAGCCCTGCGGAAAATGCAAAGGCGTTTAAAGCACTACTTGACGGCGAAATTTCCGCGTATCGAGATGCCGTTTTGCTCAACTCTGCAGCAGCTTTGCTAGTTGCGGGCATTACCACAGACAAGAAGCAAGCCGTAGAGCTGGCGCGCGAAAGTATCGATAGCAAAGCGGCGAAGCGAAAAATAGAAATGCTTGCGCGTTTGACTTCGGAGGCACAATGA
- the trpC gene encoding indole-3-glycerol phosphate synthase TrpC, with translation MTQTVLDRIKAYKLEEVKADKQAKPLSLVEDEAKAASPPRGFYASLRAATKTGYGLIAEIKKASPSKGLIRHDFDPATLAKAYQAGGATCLSVLTDTPSFQGAKEFLPLARNATSLPALRKDFMYDTYQVAEARALGADCILIIMASVSDSQALELESAANAWGMDALIEVHDRQELDRALDLKSPMIGINNRNLKTFETSLEVTRTLSQIIPKDRLLVSESGLNTSDDLADMTFFGARTFLIGESLMRQKDVTLATKKLLSNPVMEKA, from the coding sequence ATGACCCAAACAGTTCTCGACCGTATCAAGGCCTATAAACTTGAAGAAGTAAAAGCGGACAAGCAAGCCAAACCATTATCTCTAGTAGAAGATGAAGCCAAAGCCGCATCGCCGCCCAGAGGGTTTTATGCGAGCCTCAGGGCTGCCACGAAAACGGGATACGGCCTGATTGCCGAGATCAAAAAAGCCTCGCCTTCAAAGGGCCTTATTCGCCATGATTTTGATCCGGCCACTTTGGCAAAAGCCTATCAGGCCGGAGGCGCAACATGTTTATCGGTCTTAACGGATACCCCCAGCTTCCAAGGTGCAAAAGAATTTCTACCTTTGGCGCGCAATGCAACATCCCTTCCAGCGCTTCGCAAAGACTTTATGTACGACACTTATCAAGTGGCCGAAGCAAGAGCTTTAGGGGCAGACTGTATTTTGATAATCATGGCGTCGGTTTCTGATAGTCAGGCTCTGGAACTGGAAAGCGCGGCAAATGCCTGGGGAATGGATGCCTTGATCGAAGTCCATGACAGGCAAGAATTAGACCGGGCGCTTGATTTGAAGTCTCCGATGATAGGCATAAACAACCGTAATCTAAAAACTTTTGAAACATCTTTGGAGGTTACCCGTACACTTTCCCAGATCATTCCCAAAGATCGTTTATTGGTATCTGAATCGGGGCTAAACACTTCCGATGACCTTGCAGATATGACATTCTTTGGTGCGCGTACGTTTTTAATCGGCGAAAGCCTTATGCGGCAAAAGGATGTGACTTTGGCAACGAAAAAGCTGCTATCCAACCCAGTGATGGAGAAAGCGTAA
- the moaC gene encoding cyclic pyranopterin monophosphate synthase MoaC, whose amino-acid sequence MSGLSHFDKDGNAHMVDVSKKDYSERVAIAVGCIKMQPQAYEIISKGGAKKGDVIGVARLAGIMGAKKTPDLIPLCHPLFLSKISVDLSLDPDLPGVQIQAKVKSSGQTGVEMEALTAVSIAGLTVYDMMKAVDKTMEIGAIRLKFKDGGKSGRFEAS is encoded by the coding sequence ATGTCCGGTTTGTCGCATTTTGACAAGGATGGAAACGCACATATGGTTGATGTTTCGAAAAAGGACTATTCCGAACGTGTAGCGATTGCAGTTGGATGCATTAAGATGCAGCCACAAGCATATGAAATTATTTCTAAAGGGGGCGCGAAAAAAGGGGACGTTATAGGTGTTGCACGCTTGGCCGGGATCATGGGCGCAAAAAAAACGCCGGATTTAATTCCACTATGCCACCCACTGTTCTTGAGTAAAATTTCTGTAGATTTATCCTTGGATCCCGATCTGCCCGGGGTTCAAATTCAAGCAAAAGTGAAGTCAAGTGGACAAACCGGCGTGGAAATGGAAGCTCTAACAGCCGTAAGTATTGCAGGTTTAACGGTGTATGACATGATGAAAGCCGTGGATAAAACAATGGAAATTGGGGCTATTCGGCTCAAATTTAAAGATGGTGGCAAATCGGGTCGTTTTGAAGCGTCATGA
- a CDS encoding molybdopterin molybdenumtransferase MoeA produces the protein MISVEAALEHLFELVVPTDIETVPLDRACGRVLAKSVAAHRDQPPFSASAMDGYAISEQVISTGLEFKIIGESAAGHRFNGSVHAGQAVRIFTGAPIPKNANRVIIQENVKRSGDKIIIHSAEDTADHIRVSGADFMSEDKVQPPKLLTPSDIALLAAMNAPQISVHKKPVIALISNGDELVMPGQNPSEDQIIASNTFGLAALLRAHGAVPRILPIAKDNMPSLQTALHLAEGADLIVTIGGASVGDHDLVAKAATEIGFEQNFYKVAMRPGKPLMAGRLGNVAMIGLPGNPVSAMVCGHIFLIPMVQSMLGLEPFQRQRFTAKLAHDLAANGPREHYMRASLRSDGLHVEKRQDSALLTVLSRSNALAIRPPYALFAATGSIIEYIAI, from the coding sequence ATGATTTCGGTTGAAGCAGCCCTTGAGCATCTTTTTGAACTGGTGGTGCCAACTGACATTGAAACTGTTCCCTTAGATCGGGCCTGCGGTCGAGTATTGGCAAAATCTGTCGCTGCTCATCGCGATCAACCGCCCTTTTCGGCATCTGCTATGGATGGCTACGCTATTTCAGAACAAGTAATCTCCACTGGTTTGGAGTTTAAAATTATTGGAGAATCTGCTGCAGGACATAGATTTAATGGTTCTGTTCATGCCGGACAAGCTGTACGTATTTTTACTGGGGCGCCGATTCCCAAAAATGCAAACCGTGTTATCATTCAAGAAAATGTAAAGCGTAGTGGCGATAAAATTATCATTCATAGCGCTGAAGATACGGCTGATCATATTCGCGTTTCTGGGGCTGACTTTATGTCAGAGGATAAGGTTCAACCGCCAAAGCTCTTAACCCCATCGGATATCGCTCTTTTGGCAGCTATGAATGCGCCGCAGATATCCGTACACAAAAAACCTGTGATTGCTTTGATTTCAAATGGTGATGAACTGGTCATGCCGGGACAAAATCCGAGTGAGGATCAAATAATTGCATCAAACACCTTTGGCCTAGCCGCTTTGCTTCGCGCACACGGGGCAGTGCCAAGGATATTGCCGATCGCAAAAGATAACATGCCGTCTCTGCAAACGGCTTTGCATCTTGCTGAAGGTGCTGACCTCATTGTGACAATAGGAGGTGCCTCGGTAGGTGATCATGATCTGGTTGCAAAAGCAGCGACTGAGATAGGGTTTGAGCAAAATTTCTATAAAGTTGCCATGCGTCCAGGAAAACCGCTCATGGCGGGGCGTTTGGGCAACGTTGCAATGATTGGTTTGCCGGGAAACCCTGTATCAGCCATGGTATGCGGTCATATATTTTTGATCCCTATGGTGCAGTCCATGCTGGGTCTGGAACCTTTTCAAAGACAGAGATTTACAGCTAAACTGGCCCATGATCTTGCTGCAAACGGCCCCAGAGAGCACTATATGCGCGCAAGTTTACGCTCTGATGGTTTGCACGTTGAAAAACGTCAGGACAGTGCTCTTTTAACTGTTTTGTCGCGGTCAAATGCTTTGGCAATTAGGCCACCATATGCGCTTTTTGCCGCCACTGGATCTATTATTGAATACATAGCTATTTGA
- the lexA gene encoding transcriptional repressor LexA, whose protein sequence is MLTRKQLDLLSFINTRLQKDGVPPSFDEMKEALDLRSKSGIHRLITALEERGFIRRLAHRARAIEVVKLPETLGGEATGFQPQVISGGKPDERPTKATPVEAIHALELPVMGRIAAGVPIEAISQVSHNVAVPGQMLRGGGDHYALEVKGDSMIDAGINDGDVVVIRETKTAINGDIVVALVEDQEATLKRFFHRGEAIALEAANPAYETRILPQEKVKVQGRLVGLIRTY, encoded by the coding sequence ATGCTGACCCGAAAACAACTGGATTTATTGAGCTTTATCAATACAAGACTGCAAAAAGACGGTGTACCACCCTCTTTTGACGAAATGAAGGAAGCCTTGGATTTGCGTTCAAAATCCGGCATCCACCGTTTGATTACTGCATTGGAAGAACGCGGCTTTATAAGGCGGCTCGCCCATCGAGCCCGCGCGATAGAGGTTGTTAAGCTACCAGAAACACTCGGAGGCGAGGCTACAGGCTTCCAGCCTCAAGTGATATCAGGCGGCAAACCCGATGAACGGCCCACCAAGGCCACACCAGTAGAGGCAATTCATGCTTTAGAATTGCCTGTTATGGGCCGCATAGCCGCGGGCGTTCCGATTGAAGCAATTTCCCAAGTATCCCACAATGTTGCCGTTCCCGGGCAAATGCTCCGAGGTGGGGGCGATCATTATGCTTTAGAAGTTAAAGGCGACTCGATGATTGATGCCGGGATAAACGATGGCGATGTGGTTGTTATTCGCGAAACTAAGACTGCAATTAATGGCGATATCGTGGTGGCGCTTGTAGAAGACCAAGAAGCAACCCTAAAGCGGTTTTTCCACCGCGGTGAAGCCATCGCGCTTGAGGCGGCTAACCCTGCGTATGAAACGCGAATTCTGCCACAGGAAAAGGTCAAGGTCCAAGGACGACTTGTTGGATTAATCCGCACTTATTGA
- a CDS encoding DUF4131 domain-containing protein produces MGRINSALEHEILNQRAHWFNWSPVFLAFGVGAYFELPNEPNFSQYIWISTFALCVMGVFIFSSIAFRVVFGAILIVCLGFFAAAFRANQVSAPVLKYRYYGPIEGRIIAIDKSSSDALRITLDEVKMGKISSGRTPHRIRLSLLSTSANQNFNPGSIIQATGFMMPPQSPVEPDGFDFRRHAWFLKLGAVGYTRKPVILLQPAGKTMDLALFKYRMKFSKRLQKNLPERTSGFAAAIMTGDRSGIKQEHVIALRRSNLAHLLAISGLHMGLLVGVIFAALRWVLISLPIFILRSKAKKIAALGALIFAFIYLGLSGFNIATQRAFLMVSLMLCAILFDRRALSLRAVALAAWLILIYRPESLLSAGFQMSFAATFALVISFRWINNRRQGHPKKWFSPILTVILTSLIAGLATAPIAAAHFNQIVHYGLIANILSVPVMGALVAPGAILSVSLMPFGAEIIGLWIVDFGLAWILKVATFFANQKNAVSGIVMPKTWILALGMVAILQFSLWQSRLRMLGVIGIFAAGMSWYQTQRPDILIADRGALVGVMTSEGRAISKPKGAGFVARIWLENDGEKTNQSGAHVRWKNQRPPFIFHHWSKRLAPKIVHCKSNEIHISIVPQNIIGNCVIYNQEDLEETGSLAIWRDASGKIEKINVTLDKRKTRVWSPPRWRRFNR; encoded by the coding sequence ATGGGCAGAATTAACTCTGCGTTAGAACATGAAATTCTTAACCAACGTGCACATTGGTTTAACTGGAGCCCGGTCTTTTTAGCTTTCGGTGTAGGCGCGTACTTTGAACTGCCTAATGAGCCAAATTTTTCACAATATATATGGATCAGTACCTTTGCTCTATGCGTTATGGGAGTTTTCATTTTTTCATCAATTGCTTTCCGTGTAGTATTTGGCGCTATTTTGATTGTTTGCCTCGGTTTTTTTGCTGCAGCCTTTCGTGCAAACCAAGTATCCGCCCCTGTTTTGAAATACCGTTATTACGGACCGATTGAGGGTCGGATCATTGCCATTGATAAATCCAGTTCTGACGCTTTACGAATAACGCTTGATGAAGTGAAGATGGGGAAAATTTCTTCTGGGCGTACGCCGCATCGTATTCGCCTTTCGCTTCTTTCCACATCAGCCAACCAGAATTTTAATCCTGGATCGATCATTCAGGCGACAGGTTTCATGATGCCGCCGCAAAGCCCAGTTGAGCCAGACGGCTTTGATTTTCGTCGGCATGCCTGGTTTTTAAAACTTGGTGCAGTTGGGTATACGCGCAAGCCCGTTATTCTATTGCAGCCAGCAGGCAAAACAATGGATTTAGCATTATTCAAATACCGGATGAAATTTTCCAAAAGATTACAAAAGAATTTACCAGAAAGGACTTCAGGATTTGCAGCGGCAATTATGACCGGTGACAGATCAGGTATCAAACAAGAGCATGTTATTGCCCTTCGTAGATCAAACTTGGCTCATCTATTGGCAATTTCCGGCTTGCACATGGGATTATTGGTCGGCGTTATATTTGCGGCTTTGCGTTGGGTTTTAATATCGTTACCCATTTTTATTCTACGCTCAAAAGCAAAAAAAATTGCCGCACTCGGGGCATTAATATTTGCTTTTATTTACTTAGGTTTGTCGGGCTTCAATATTGCTACTCAGCGCGCATTTCTCATGGTTTCACTCATGCTTTGCGCGATATTATTTGATCGGCGCGCTTTAAGTTTACGCGCTGTTGCTTTGGCTGCATGGTTGATTTTAATCTACCGCCCCGAGTCTTTGCTTTCGGCAGGCTTTCAAATGTCTTTCGCGGCCACATTTGCGTTGGTTATTAGCTTTCGATGGATAAACAATCGCCGGCAGGGGCATCCCAAAAAATGGTTTTCCCCCATACTAACAGTTATTTTAACCTCACTCATCGCAGGTTTAGCCACAGCCCCTATTGCAGCAGCTCATTTTAATCAAATTGTTCATTATGGATTGATTGCAAACATACTAAGCGTTCCAGTTATGGGGGCGTTGGTTGCACCAGGTGCAATTTTATCTGTTTCATTAATGCCCTTTGGTGCAGAAATAATTGGACTTTGGATTGTCGATTTTGGCTTGGCGTGGATTTTAAAAGTCGCCACGTTTTTTGCCAACCAAAAAAATGCGGTATCAGGCATTGTCATGCCTAAAACGTGGATACTCGCACTCGGTATGGTAGCCATCTTACAATTTTCGCTCTGGCAAAGCCGTCTGCGTATGTTGGGAGTTATCGGAATTTTTGCCGCAGGCATGTCCTGGTATCAAACGCAAAGGCCAGATATTCTAATTGCCGACAGAGGCGCATTAGTGGGTGTAATGACATCAGAGGGCAGGGCCATCAGCAAGCCCAAAGGCGCTGGTTTTGTTGCTCGAATTTGGCTTGAAAATGATGGTGAAAAAACAAACCAAAGCGGTGCGCATGTTCGCTGGAAAAATCAAAGGCCACCATTTATTTTCCACCATTGGTCGAAACGACTTGCGCCGAAAATAGTTCACTGCAAATCAAACGAAATTCATATTTCAATTGTCCCTCAAAATATCATAGGGAATTGCGTAATTTACAATCAGGAAGACTTAGAAGAAACCGGATCCTTAGCGATCTGGCGCGACGCAAGCGGAAAGATTGAAAAAATAAACGTGACACTGGATAAACGTAAAACACGTGTATGGTCTCCACCGAGGTGGAGACGATTTAATCGCTAG